From a single Hemitrygon akajei chromosome 28, sHemAka1.3, whole genome shotgun sequence genomic region:
- the ints5 gene encoding LOW QUALITY PROTEIN: integrator complex subunit 5 (The sequence of the model RefSeq protein was modified relative to this genomic sequence to represent the inferred CDS: inserted 5 bases in 4 codons; deleted 10 bases in 10 codons; substituted 1 base at 1 genomic stop codon), producing MLVEHGRPGDALSTFRAETLRQDSGSQELLQEVKAFLSGTDPVQGHKLTVKEHARCGILLLRNLPPARAAVLEHLRTVFDESVAGYILALEREGSPAGALAGPGLDDVTQEIQGVLSEFVRSNPASWAPLVSGWSIDLMGQLSSKYSGRHRVPHASSLNELLQLWMSCKATRVLMEIYVQCLSSMIGSCPDACVDALLDTSVQHSPHFDWVVAHIGSSFPNTIISRVLSCGLKDFCLHGGPSPADPPPAAPLXAADQRVPKIASVVGILGHLATRHADSIKQELLLMFPREPGGPAGTRRXPHREATVPFLLQLAAMSPALLGAVSAELVESLKXPVLEQLHQRFAGLAREEADNLLGLLVHLVCQSGGGAHRVLGFLLETAAPASVITAPGLAVRDSVREACQRVVQLLLLHLQRLVYGRAPGPGAEGPAAPVPFLDGLKGPVARAVPPGAAAPSASGTPWPHQLLGLLAVYCGPGWAGRGPVXAAGPGLRPEELALAAQLSSALSSSVPGLVPAMAGRCVARLHSQAPAAECRRLTAEPRLPGQGRGGGGGGGGGRGGRRGGRRPRRALAGYAPQLGRLLLPGPQDGGGWRRRGAARLLAALPLPPSPSGLGPAQLSGPGAGCLSCFFLGLRHGRGDRAPAGELLARLASSSPAAQRTVLRQLVASALHRPNAALFGSQPASPDPTPSPPGPNDSLLGANRELGAAVGFGGVWAVSHAGCDRPRPEAAPWPGALPRSEAQANAYRLLALTVRSACGETPGRVSAEAAQAVALALVEGLCPDVTASELAWPPEEQARGTVERDLQIRNRFQESPLLFGFLRLVALGPPALCHCSVLLRALLATLVAHWEASRHASATASAWPLHASRELLDCMAEGQLLPPELGCMHEVFHLLAPFEVRLLLLGVWAYLRANXPLPQKFSFDAETGCFYREFPRDADLDRCLGLLHSVLHKNIDRLGHLYGHFQL from the exons TTCCCAGGAGCTCCTGCAGGAGGTGAAGGCGTTCCTCAGCGGCACGGACCCGGTGCAGGGCCACAAGCTGACGGTGAAGGAGCACGCGCGCTGCGGGATCCTGCTGCTGCGGAACCTGCCTCCGGCCCGGGCG GCCGTGCTCGAGCACCTGCGCACCGTCTTCGACGAGTCGGTGGCCGGCTACATCCTGGCGCTGGAGCGGGAGGGGAGCCCGGCGGGGGCGCTGGCCGGCCCGGGGCTGGACGACGTGACGCAGGAGATCCAGGGCGTGCTGTCCGAGTTCGTCCGCTCCAACCCCGCCTCCTGGGCGCCCCTGGTCTCGGGCTGGTCCATCGACCTGATGGGGCAGCTGAGCAGCAAGTACTCGGGCCGGCACAGGGTGCCGCACGCCAGCAGCCTGAACGAGCTGCTGCAGCTCTGGATGTCCTGCAAGGCA ACCAGGGTCCTGATGGAGATCTACGTGCAGTGCCTGTCCTCCATGATC GGCAGCTGCCCGGACGCCTGCGTGGACGCGCTCCTCGACACCTCGGTCCAGCAC TCGCCCCACTTCGACTGGGTGGTG GCCCACATCGGctcctccttccccaacaccaTCATCAGCCGGGTGCTGTCCTGCGGC CTGAAGGACTTCTGCCTCCACGGGGGCCCCTCGCCGGCCGACCCCCCTCCTGCTGCCCCCCT CGCCGCCGACCAGCGCGTGCCCAAGATCGCCTCGGTGGTGGGCATCCTGGGGCACCTGGCCACCCGGCACGCCGACAGCATCAAGCAGGAGCTGCTGCTCATGTTCCCACGGGAGCCTGGGGGCCCGGCCGGGACCCGCC CCCCCCACCGCGAGGCCACCGTCCCCTTCCTGCTCCAGCTGGCGGCCATGTCGCCGGCCCTGCTGGGGGCCGTCTCGGCCGAGCTGGTGGAGTCGCTGA CGCCGGTGCTGGAGCAGCTGCACCAGCGCTTCGCCGGGCTGGCCCGCGAGGAGGCCGACAACCTGCTGGGGCTGCTGGTGCACCTGGTGTGCCAGAGCGGGGGCGGCGCCCACCGCGTGCTGGGCTTCCTGCTGGAGACGGCGGCCCCCGCCTCCGTCATCACGGCGCCGGGCCTGGCCGTCCGCGACAGCGTCCGCGAG GCCTGCCAGCGCGTGGTCCAGCTCCTGCTGCTCCACCTGCAGCGGCTGGTGTACGGCCGGGCCCCGGGCCCCGGGGCCGAGGGGCCAGCCGCGCCCGTGCCCTTCCTGGACGGGCTGAAGGGACCGGTTGCCCGAGCTGTGCCGCCGGGCGCTGCGGCCCCGAGTGCAAGCGGCACCCCCTGGCCCCACCAGCTGCTGGGCCTGCTGGCCGTCTACTGCGGCCCTGGCTGGGCGGGCCGAGGCCCTGTGTGAGCTGCTGGCCCTGGCCTCCGCCCGGAGGAGCTGGCCCTAGCCGCCCAGCTCAGCTCGGCCCTCTCCTCCTCGGTGCCGGGCCTGGTCCCGGCCATGGCCGGCCGCTGCGTGGCTCGCCTGCACTCCCAGGCCCCGGCCGCCGAGTGCCGGCGCCTGACTGCTGAACCTCGCCTCCCTGGCCAGGgccgaggaggaggaggagggggcggAGGAGGCAGAGGGGGACGGAGGGGGGGCAGGCGGCCTCGCCGGGCCCTCGCCGGCTACGCCCCGCAGCTGGGCCGCCTCCTGCTGCCGGGTCCGCAGGACGGCGGGGGCTGGCGTCGCAGAGGGGCCGCCCGGCTGCTGGCCGCCCTGCCCCTGCCCCCGTCGCCCTCCGGCCTGGGGCCAGCCCAGCTCTCGGGGCCTGGTGCGGGCTGCCTCTCCTGCTTCTTCCTGGGGCTCCGGCACGGCCGGGGCGATCGGGCGCCGGCCGGCGAGCTGCTGGCCCGCTTGGCCTCCTCGTCGCCGGCCGCCCAGCGCACCGTTCTGCGCCAGCTGGTGGCCTCGGCCCTGCAC CGGCCCAACGCCGCCCTGTTCGGCAGCCAGCCCGCGAGCCCcgaccccaccccctccccgccGGGCCCCAACGACTCCCTGCTGGGGGCCAACCGCGAGCTCGGAGCCGCCGTCGGCTTCGGCGGCGTCTGGGCCGTCTCCCACGCCGGGTGTGATCGGCCGCGGCCTGAAGCCGCCCCCTGGCCGGGGGCCCTGCCCCGGTCCGAGGCCCAGGCCAACGCCTACCGGCTGCTGGCCCTGACCGTCCGCAGCGCCTGCGGCGAGACCCCGGGGCGGGTGAGTGCAGAGGCCGCCCAGGCCGTGGCCCTGGCCCTGGTCGAGGGCCTGTGCCCCGACGTGACGGCCAGCGAGCTGGCCTGGCCCCCGGAGGAGCAGGCCCGGGGCACGGTGGAGCGGGACCTGCAGATCCGTAACCGCTTCCAGGAGAGCCCGCTGCTCTTCGGCTTCCTGCGGCTGGTGGCGCTGGGCCCGCCGGCCCTCTGCCACTGCTCCGTGCTG CTGCGGGCCCTGCTGGCCACGCTGGTGGCCCACTGGGAGGCCTCGCGTCACGCCAGCGCCACCGCCTCGGCCTGGCCCCTGCACGCCTCCCGCGAGCTGCTGGACTGCATGGCAGAG GGGCAGCTGCTCCCGCCGGAGCTGGGCTGCATGCACGAGGTCTTCCACCTGCTGGCGCCCTTCGAGGTGCGCCTCCTGCTCCTCGGCGTCTGGGCCTACCTACGGGCCA GGCCGCTGCCCCAGAAGTTCAGCTTCGACGCCGAGACGGGCTGCTTCTACCGCGAGTTCCCCCGGGACGCCGACCTG GACCGCTGCCTCGGCCTGCTGCACAGTGTCCTGCACAAGAACATCGACCGGCTGGGTCACCTCTACGGCCACTTCCAGCTCTGA